The following are from one region of the Paenalkalicoccus suaedae genome:
- a CDS encoding pyridoxamine 5'-phosphate oxidase family protein: MANRVENMLTEELVASLQEERYVTIATVDHETGGPNVNAISWIYAINEQTVRFAVDSKSRILTNIREQPLVTVTVIADGSTFSMSGRAKVMKDSMENVSLRLGMVELTVSEVRDVMFYGARLTSEPKFEKTYDLEAAEKLDKQVMHALKQ, translated from the coding sequence ATGGCTAATCGTGTAGAAAACATGTTAACCGAAGAATTAGTGGCGAGCCTTCAAGAAGAGCGCTATGTCACGATTGCTACAGTGGATCACGAAACTGGTGGTCCAAATGTAAATGCTATATCCTGGATTTATGCGATTAATGAACAAACAGTTAGGTTTGCTGTAGATTCTAAATCGCGAATCCTCACTAATATTCGCGAGCAACCTTTAGTTACCGTTACAGTGATTGCTGATGGGTCAACTTTTTCCATGTCAGGACGAGCTAAGGTAATGAAAGACAGTATGGAAAATGTTTCACTTCGATTAGGTATGGTAGAGCTTACAGTGAGTGAAGTGAGAGACGTCATGTTTTATGGGGCAAGACTAACTTCTGAGCCTAAGTTTGAAAAAACATACGATTTAGAAGCCGCTGAAAAACTTGATAAGCAAGTTATGCACGCACTAAAACAGTGA
- a CDS encoding YlaI family protein, translating into MRVKCVICDKIEKLDNELPLAKKLRNRPIHTYMCEPCKDRIEVKTQARQATGKFRKHHTEETEDEYI; encoded by the coding sequence ATGCGAGTAAAATGCGTAATATGCGATAAAATTGAGAAGCTTGATAATGAACTCCCATTAGCCAAAAAGCTCCGCAATAGACCTATTCACACGTACATGTGCGAACCCTGTAAGGACCGTATTGAAGTTAAAACACAGGCTAGACAGGCAACTGGGAAATTTAGAAAGCATCATACAGAAGAAACCGAAGATGAATATATTTAA
- a CDS encoding YlaH-like family protein: protein MLFATATQPAPAPEMTPIATFLGAEDPSNFLFAYIILYLIINALSILVFNLGFARRLPILQTVIVYVLMFFGNIFITLFALTLPIIESLFIAALILGIYKFQLRRHKKELAEEE, encoded by the coding sequence ATGTTATTTGCTACAGCAACCCAACCGGCACCAGCACCGGAGATGACACCTATCGCCACATTTTTAGGTGCAGAGGATCCATCGAATTTTTTATTTGCTTATATTATTCTCTACTTAATTATAAACGCGCTTAGTATTCTTGTATTTAATTTAGGCTTCGCGCGTAGACTTCCAATTTTGCAAACAGTTATTGTTTATGTCTTAATGTTTTTCGGAAATATTTTTATAACGCTATTTGCTCTGACGCTTCCAATTATCGAATCGCTCTTTATCGCTGCATTAATCTTAGGGATTTATAAGTTCCAGCTTCGTCGTCATAAAAAAGAATTGGCGGAAGAAGAATAA
- a CDS encoding DUF5325 family protein, with protein MKSFDPIFFLLAVGGTVGMIGLGIAFAQTSALMIIGFAILMFGSIGTGFARKKRLNS; from the coding sequence ATGAAATCATTTGATCCTATTTTCTTTTTACTTGCCGTAGGTGGCACAGTCGGAATGATCGGTCTTGGTATAGCTTTTGCACAAACAAGCGCATTGATGATTATTGGTTTTGCTATTTTAATGTTTGGGAGCATTGGCACTGGATTCGCGCGTAAAAAACGATTGAATAGTTAA
- a CDS encoding inositol monophosphatase family protein, with the protein MNKFELKDTAVSWVYEAATFIKDKMKQSIEVDTKSNKDDLVTDVDEGVEALFLEKLKETYPEHRLMGEEGSFESIKDLDGIVWILDPIDGTINFVHMESFFAISIGIFKDGKPLIGIVYDVMKDDLFVSVKGEGATLNGDQLLPHADRKLDEAIVSFNTGWLLKDRRLEEVVKHVRGTRSYGVAALEMAYVAAGKLDAYISYHLAPWDVAGGAALLDEVGGKMTNVKGEKLTFLEKDSLFAANPSIYDAIVDVSGITKD; encoded by the coding sequence ATGAATAAATTTGAGTTAAAAGATACAGCCGTTTCATGGGTATATGAAGCTGCAACATTTATTAAAGATAAAATGAAGCAATCTATCGAAGTAGATACAAAATCAAATAAAGACGACCTTGTAACGGACGTTGATGAGGGCGTAGAAGCGTTATTCTTAGAAAAACTAAAAGAAACCTATCCAGAGCACCGACTCATGGGTGAAGAAGGCTCATTCGAATCGATTAAAGATTTAGATGGGATCGTTTGGATTTTAGATCCAATTGATGGCACCATTAATTTCGTACATATGGAATCGTTTTTCGCTATTTCAATAGGTATCTTCAAAGATGGAAAACCATTAATTGGTATTGTGTATGACGTGATGAAAGATGATCTCTTTGTTTCTGTAAAAGGAGAAGGGGCGACGCTTAACGGCGATCAATTGTTGCCTCATGCTGATAGAAAGTTAGATGAAGCAATCGTTAGTTTTAATACAGGCTGGTTACTTAAAGATAGACGATTAGAAGAAGTAGTGAAGCATGTCCGAGGGACACGTTCTTATGGCGTTGCGGCTTTAGAAATGGCATACGTAGCAGCAGGTAAACTAGATGCTTATATCAGCTATCACCTAGCTCCTTGGGATGTTGCTGGAGGAGCGGCTCTACTAGATGAGGTGGGCGGTAAGATGACGAATGTAAAAGGAGAGAAGTTGACCTTTTTAGAGAAAGATTCGCTCTTTGCTGCAAATCCATCTATATATGATGCAATTGTTGATGTGTCAGGAATCACGAAGGATTAA
- a CDS encoding YktB family protein has product MTFTGFTQKDFDVFSVEGLDERMEALKEEVRPKLEGLGEHFKGFLTEATGQDMYYHVAKHARRKVNPPNDTWVAFCNNNRGYKKLPHFQIGLFGSHVFVWFAVIYESPVKGELGQAFLRDQEEIAKQIPTSFVWSEDHMKPTVMPHSSMEQEDLERLFTRLSTIKKAEMLCGMTFDYNDPILKDGNAFISKVEDVFSTLMPMYKSSMALYEQTV; this is encoded by the coding sequence ATGACATTTACTGGTTTTACACAGAAAGACTTCGATGTATTTTCTGTAGAAGGTCTAGATGAACGTATGGAGGCACTCAAAGAAGAAGTTCGTCCGAAGCTCGAAGGCTTAGGTGAACACTTCAAAGGGTTCCTAACAGAAGCTACAGGGCAAGATATGTACTATCATGTAGCGAAACATGCGAGACGTAAAGTGAATCCACCAAATGATACGTGGGTTGCTTTTTGCAATAATAATAGAGGGTATAAAAAGCTTCCTCACTTTCAAATCGGGCTATTCGGATCACATGTGTTTGTCTGGTTCGCTGTCATTTATGAATCACCAGTCAAAGGTGAGCTTGGTCAGGCGTTTTTACGTGATCAAGAGGAGATTGCGAAGCAGATACCTACCTCTTTTGTATGGAGCGAGGATCATATGAAGCCTACTGTAATGCCCCACTCTTCTATGGAGCAGGAAGACTTAGAGCGCTTATTTACTCGTCTTTCTACTATCAAAAAAGCGGAGATGCTTTGCGGAATGACGTTTGATTACAATGACCCTATTTTAAAAGATGGCAATGCCTTTATTTCGAAGGTAGAAGACGTCTTTTCGACGTTAATGCCTATGTATAAGTCCAGCATGGCTTTATACGAGCAAACTGTGTAA
- a CDS encoding UPF0223 family protein produces the protein MAKDIPFPLSMDWSTEEIVDVIHFYEAVDAVYTKGYDREKFLEAYRRFKQIVPSKSEEKQLFNEYEETTGQSSYHAVQAARKSDDKVIKL, from the coding sequence ATGGCAAAGGATATTCCATTTCCATTATCGATGGATTGGTCAACAGAAGAGATAGTCGATGTCATTCATTTTTATGAGGCAGTTGATGCAGTTTACACAAAGGGGTATGATCGCGAAAAATTCTTAGAAGCGTATCGACGGTTCAAACAAATTGTCCCTTCAAAATCAGAAGAGAAACAGCTATTTAACGAATATGAAGAAACGACTGGACAATCCTCCTATCATGCCGTGCAAGCAGCACGCAAATCGGACGATAAGGTGATTAAGCTTTAA
- a CDS encoding aminotransferase class I/II-fold pyridoxal phosphate-dependent enzyme translates to MQRNNQERAPLFEGLVAHRDKNPLQFHIPGHKKGHGMDPEYRSFIGENALSIDLINIAPLDDLHHPQGIIQEAQHLAAKAFGADHTFFSVQGTSGAIITMIMTVCGPGDKIIVPRNVHKSIMSAIIFSGATPIFIHPVVDEKLGISHGITVDAVDRALTAHPDAKGVLVINPTYFGVAAHLEEIVKVAHMFGVPVLVDEAHGVHTHFHEELPMSAMQAGADMAATSVHKLGGSLTQSSVLNVQGKIVSPERVQSIISMLTTTSTSYILLASLDTARRYLATEGHKELSRIIKLSKQARATIADIPGLYAPSEELLNDEAIYRIDPTKLTISVRDLNITGYDAEVWLRENKNIEVELSDLYNLLCIVTFGDDESTMSQLIEALQDLSKAHLPKATWSESDHVVQVPNIPTLALSPRDAFYAETEVVALSDSAGRISAEFMMVYPPGIPIFIPGEIIEAENLSYIERNIETGLPVQGPEDASLKTIRVIKERKPFI, encoded by the coding sequence TTGCAAAGGAACAATCAAGAGCGTGCGCCGTTATTCGAAGGATTGGTTGCGCACCGTGATAAAAACCCCCTTCAATTCCATATACCAGGTCATAAAAAAGGACACGGAATGGATCCTGAGTACCGCTCTTTTATAGGGGAAAACGCATTAAGTATTGATTTAATTAACATTGCACCATTAGATGACCTGCACCATCCACAAGGAATCATTCAAGAAGCGCAACATTTAGCTGCCAAAGCTTTTGGTGCAGACCACACCTTCTTTTCTGTCCAAGGAACGAGTGGAGCTATTATTACAATGATTATGACCGTATGTGGTCCTGGCGATAAAATTATCGTCCCACGTAACGTCCATAAGTCAATCATGTCTGCCATCATCTTCTCGGGAGCTACTCCTATTTTTATTCACCCTGTGGTTGATGAAAAGCTCGGGATTTCTCATGGCATCACAGTAGACGCCGTTGATCGAGCGCTCACGGCACATCCGGATGCAAAGGGAGTCCTAGTGATCAACCCAACGTATTTTGGCGTAGCAGCTCATTTAGAGGAGATTGTGAAGGTTGCACACATGTTTGGGGTGCCGGTACTTGTCGATGAGGCTCACGGCGTCCACACACACTTTCATGAAGAGCTTCCGATGTCCGCTATGCAGGCTGGGGCCGACATGGCAGCGACGAGTGTTCATAAATTAGGTGGCTCCCTCACACAAAGTTCTGTTTTAAATGTGCAAGGTAAAATAGTTTCTCCCGAGCGCGTGCAGAGTATTATCAGTATGTTGACAACTACTTCTACGTCCTACATTCTCTTAGCTTCGCTTGATACAGCAAGGAGATATCTCGCAACGGAAGGACACAAGGAATTATCTCGAATTATCAAGCTTTCTAAACAGGCAAGAGCAACAATTGCTGACATTCCAGGACTGTATGCTCCATCAGAAGAATTATTAAACGACGAGGCTATTTATCGAATAGATCCAACGAAGCTTACTATTTCCGTTCGTGACTTAAATATAACTGGTTATGATGCAGAGGTATGGCTTCGGGAGAATAAAAATATCGAGGTAGAACTATCTGATCTTTATAACCTTTTATGTATTGTCACCTTTGGAGATGATGAGTCGACAATGAGTCAGCTAATTGAAGCACTTCAAGACTTATCTAAAGCTCACTTACCTAAAGCTACGTGGTCTGAGTCAGATCATGTTGTTCAAGTGCCTAACATTCCAACATTAGCACTGTCACCTCGAGACGCGTTTTATGCCGAGACAGAGGTAGTCGCCCTTTCAGACTCTGCAGGAAGAATTAGCGCTGAGTTCATGATGGTCTATCCTCCAGGTATTCCAATTTTTATTCCCGGAGAAATCATCGAGGCTGAAAATCTTTCTTATATTGAAAGAAACATTGAAACTGGCTTACCTGTTCAAGGGCCAGAAGATGCTAGTCTTAAAACAATTCGAGTAATTAAAGAGCGCAAGCCATTTATTTAA
- a CDS encoding SAV0927 family protein: MTSKALYNELEQVDVQFVGVEISGERHDYCMVYTSFFFGKVLMFCMRTGKQILLSSDCLFDVDNMKKMFQIEDEEDINHLILFLKDVMRKREDSQQGVR; encoded by the coding sequence TTGACGAGTAAAGCGCTTTACAATGAGTTGGAGCAGGTCGACGTTCAGTTTGTAGGAGTAGAGATCTCAGGTGAGCGGCACGACTACTGTATGGTGTATACAAGCTTCTTTTTTGGTAAAGTACTAATGTTTTGCATGAGGACTGGAAAACAAATACTTTTATCGTCAGACTGTTTATTCGATGTGGATAATATGAAAAAAATGTTTCAAATAGAGGATGAGGAGGATATTAATCACTTAATTCTATTTTTAAAGGATGTGATGAGGAAGCGTGAAGATAGTCAGCAAGGTGTTCGTTAA
- a CDS encoding M23 family metallopeptidase produces MRMKMNLALLSVLLLAACSNANDQVETNDTAETNNEESIPSDNNSTDEDISILPVTDMNGESFIPVASLMNELDGDYTYDEINKVLTVQLDNQTYEFIYEVPVVEANDIYLPLDSVYFEEDDNGEVYLTTAFLTDVLELSVEEEADQVSFAIAAEDREVWESEDQDRIVLDETTPEEMIDYLSFLQTPIEGATVSTIESHLPGAPRDYRNGFHEGIDWYDFSSGVEVTINRDTPVLAMADGVIVRIDNDYEEYPSPEVRNEDLAEAAELGFTPSYIFDRLRGMQVWVQYEDGVMIRFAHLDAIPEGFEVGDTVTSETVIGFVGNSGTSGAVNQDDSELHLHKDLLIYGELFWEPYTLDETLHIIDTLWGL; encoded by the coding sequence ATGAGAATGAAAATGAATCTTGCTTTACTATCAGTACTACTACTTGCTGCGTGTAGCAATGCAAATGATCAAGTAGAGACGAATGACACAGCAGAGACAAATAACGAAGAATCTATCCCGAGTGATAACAATTCTACTGACGAGGATATCTCCATACTACCTGTAACAGACATGAATGGAGAGTCCTTCATCCCTGTCGCTTCCTTGATGAACGAATTAGATGGTGACTATACCTATGATGAAATTAACAAGGTCTTAACAGTACAACTAGACAATCAAACCTATGAATTTATTTATGAGGTGCCGGTTGTGGAAGCGAATGATATCTATCTGCCTCTTGATTCCGTTTATTTTGAAGAGGACGATAATGGAGAGGTTTATCTAACAACTGCCTTCTTAACAGATGTATTAGAGCTTTCTGTGGAGGAAGAAGCGGATCAAGTGTCGTTCGCTATAGCTGCCGAGGATAGAGAAGTATGGGAGAGCGAAGATCAGGATCGGATCGTTTTAGACGAAACCACACCTGAAGAGATGATTGACTACCTATCTTTTTTACAAACGCCTATTGAGGGTGCAACTGTTAGTACAATCGAATCTCACTTACCAGGAGCCCCTAGAGATTATCGTAACGGGTTTCATGAAGGGATTGATTGGTACGATTTTTCGTCGGGAGTAGAAGTAACGATTAACCGCGATACACCTGTATTAGCTATGGCGGATGGTGTTATCGTCCGAATTGATAACGACTACGAAGAATACCCATCCCCTGAAGTGCGTAATGAAGACTTAGCGGAAGCAGCAGAATTAGGGTTTACACCTAGTTACATTTTTGATCGACTTCGTGGCATGCAGGTCTGGGTACAGTATGAGGATGGCGTCATGATTCGCTTTGCGCACTTAGATGCTATTCCTGAAGGATTTGAAGTTGGTGACACTGTCACGTCTGAGACTGTTATTGGATTCGTTGGTAACTCCGGAACTAGTGGAGCAGTTAATCAAGACGACAGCGAGTTACACCTGCACAAAGATTTACTTATTTACGGAGAGCTTTTTTGGGAGCCTTATACACTTGACGAAACATTGCACATAATTGACACATTATGGGGTCTTTAA
- a CDS encoding polysaccharide deacetylase family protein, whose amino-acid sequence MKKIMMISSVVLLAVGCSNAENEQGSNEATEVNQNNTTSNNTNVNEPQNEEEGVHNEQNDVDEVDNDTAASETNVENEGNEVEMEDQVEEEAETRYSLQTDHTVAPIDDAPAEVVLLTIDDAPDNYGVEMAEVLSELEVPAIFFVNGHFIQSDEGKQELQAIYDLGFEIGNHTMSHPNLRDISDEQVEEEIVQLNNEIEDIIGERPRFFRAPFGANSDKSEEVVEAEGMQSMNWTYGYDFTPEYMETEALGEIMVETELLRNGANLLMHDREFTLEALPAIAEGLREKGYEFVDPKELE is encoded by the coding sequence ATGAAAAAAATAATGATGATATCGAGTGTCGTACTTCTTGCGGTTGGTTGCTCAAACGCAGAAAATGAGCAGGGAAGTAACGAAGCGACTGAAGTAAATCAAAATAATACAACGAGCAACAACACGAACGTGAACGAGCCTCAAAATGAAGAAGAAGGTGTACATAACGAACAAAATGACGTAGATGAAGTGGATAATGATACGGCCGCTTCAGAAACGAATGTCGAAAATGAGGGTAACGAGGTAGAGATGGAAGATCAAGTCGAAGAAGAGGCGGAGACTCGCTATAGCCTTCAAACGGATCACACGGTTGCACCAATAGACGACGCACCAGCTGAGGTAGTGCTACTTACAATCGATGATGCGCCAGATAATTATGGAGTAGAAATGGCTGAGGTGTTAAGTGAATTAGAAGTTCCAGCGATCTTTTTTGTGAACGGACACTTTATCCAGTCTGACGAAGGTAAACAAGAATTACAGGCTATTTATGATCTTGGATTCGAAATTGGGAATCATACGATGTCGCACCCTAATTTGCGAGATATATCGGATGAGCAAGTAGAAGAAGAAATTGTTCAACTTAATAATGAAATCGAAGATATTATTGGAGAACGTCCTAGGTTTTTCCGTGCACCATTTGGAGCTAACTCAGATAAATCAGAAGAGGTAGTTGAAGCCGAGGGGATGCAAAGCATGAACTGGACATATGGCTATGATTTTACCCCTGAATATATGGAAACGGAAGCATTAGGAGAGATTATGGTCGAAACGGAGCTTTTACGCAATGGAGCAAATCTGCTTATGCATGATCGGGAATTCACCCTAGAAGCATTGCCTGCAATTGCAGAAGGCTTAAGAGAAAAAGGCTACGAATTTGTCGATCCGAAGGAATTGGAATAA